A single Choristoneura fumiferana chromosome 9, NRCan_CFum_1, whole genome shotgun sequence DNA region contains:
- the LOC141430800 gene encoding 3-oxoacyl-[acyl-carrier-protein] reductase FabG-like, whose product MSLTNKVVIVTGASSGIGAATAVLFAKEGADVAIVARNQSKLEAVAKQIQEYGKTPLIIKADLSKEDEVSSVVSQTVNHFGQLNILINNAGIAVEGSILNGKVLQAYDEVMKTNVRAVLQLAMLAAPHLIKTKGNVVNVSSAAAFTTCRTPTLISYYVSKAALDHFTRCAALELASSGVRVNSVNPGPVDNAFLDHSGFGAVDKYKQGLIDGTALGYMATDEEIAGVILFLASDKAKSVTGSNYLIDNGYLLK is encoded by the coding sequence ATGAGTTTAACTAACAAAGTAGTGATCGTAACGGGAGCTAGCTCCGGCATCGGCGCCGCTACAGCAGTTCTCTTCGCCAAGGAAGGGGCTGACGTGGCCATCGTCGCCCGCAACCAAAGCAAGTTGGAAGCAGTTGCTAAACAAATTCAAGAATATGGCAAGACACCCCTCATCATCAAAGCAGACCTATCCAAGGAAGACGAAGTATCTTCAGTAGTTTCACAAACTGTAAATCACTTTGGACAGCTAAATATATTAATCAACAATGCTGGAATAGCTGTCGAGGGCTCCATTCTGAACGGCAAAGTGTTACAAGCTTATGATGAAGTAATGAAGACTAATGTTAGAGCAGTGCTCCAACTAGCTATGCTAGCCGCACCACACCTCATCAAGACCAAAGGTAACGTGGTGAATGTGTCCAGCGCAGCCGCTTTTACAACTTGTCGAACGCCTACATTGATTTCATACTACGTGTCTAAGGCTGCTTTGGATCACTTCACGCGATGTGCAGCCTTAGAATTAGCATCTTCCGGAGTCAGAGTGAACAGCGTAAATCCTGGACCAGTCGATAATGCTTTTCTGGATCACAGCGGCTTTGGTGCTGTCGACAAGTACAAACAAGGATTGATAGACGGCACGGCTCTTGGTTACATGGCCACTGATGAGGAGATAGCAGGAGTAATCTTATTCCTTGCCAGTGATAAAGCAAAGAGCGTCACTGGTTCTAACTATCTTATTGACAACggttacctactaaaataa